The sequence below is a genomic window from Methanobacterium sp..
TATCTTTTTCCGGACTCTTTTAAAAGTAGCTACATTATGGTAACTAATGCAATTTTTGAAACACAATCAATAAGAAATTATGTAACATCATGTTAGTAGATGTTATAAAAATTTTATTATGTGGATTAAGTACGTAACAACAAAGAATATAACTTATTTATTATTATATTAATATTTATTAGAATAGTAATGTTACAAAAAAATAAGTGCTTTAAACCAGTTTTGGACTGTTCTTATTATATTAAGGGAGGTAATTCATGGTTACTCTGGATTATATTAATATACATCACGATATTAAGGATTTGCTAAAATACACTTCTAGTTCTTCAGTTAGGGTTAAAATATTGATTTGTTTAAGTGAAGGCATTCAAACCATGAGCCAGCTTAAAAAAAGATTAGGCATCAGCAGTTCCACAATATCTTACAATCTTAGCAACTTGGAAAAAAGGAACTTCACATCTAAAGATGGTGAAAAGTACATCCTCACCCCTATTGGTAATTTGATAACCTACAACCTAAAGGAGAATATGAAAACAATTGGGGTTATCAGTAAATTCCAGAAGTTTTGGTTAAATCATGACCTTTCTGCAATTCCCCCAGAACTAATTAAAAAAATAGGAAACTTATACAACTCATCCCTGGTTGAATCCGAGTCCGGAGAAATCTACAAACCTCATGAAAAATATCAGGAAATTATTCTACAATCTAACTATATTAAAGGTGTTTCATCAATTTTTCGTTTTAATTACATTGATCTATTCCAACATTTAATACTAGAAAATGATATCAATGTAGAACTCCTATTAACCAAGGATGTAATTCAAAAAATAATTCAAGACATTGACCCGGATAATTTAAAAGCACTTAAAAAC
It includes:
- a CDS encoding winged helix-turn-helix domain-containing protein — encoded protein: MVTLDYINIHHDIKDLLKYTSSSSVRVKILICLSEGIQTMSQLKKRLGISSSTISYNLSNLEKRNFTSKDGEKYILTPIGNLITYNLKENMKTIGVISKFQKFWLNHDLSAIPPELIKKIGNLYNSSLVESESGEIYKPHEKYQEIILQSNYIKGVSSIFRFNYIDLFQHLILENDINVELLLTKDVIQKIIQDIDPDNLKALKNSMTRENIQIGIIHPEVRIAFTVTDKYLSLGLFYEQGDYDKSKDLISDDHDAVVWGNQLFEYYRNQSQKFQL